In one Serinus canaria isolate serCan28SL12 chromosome 2, serCan2020, whole genome shotgun sequence genomic region, the following are encoded:
- the MIOS gene encoding GATOR complex protein MIOS yields MSGSKPDILWAPHHVDRFVVCDSELSLYHIDSAVSSELKAGSLRLSEETTATLLSINSDTPYMKCVAWYPKYDPECLLAVGQANGRVVLTSLGQDHNSKSKDLIGKEFVPKHARQCNTLAWNPLDSNWLAAGLDKHRADFSVLIWDISSKYAPETAVATEKVRLSAGDAEAGLVVTKPLYELGQNDACLSLCWLPRDQKLLLAGMHRNLAIFDLRNTSQKIFVNTKAVQGVTVDPYFHDRVASFYEGQVAIWDLRKFEKPVLTLTEQPKPLTKVAWCPTRTGLLATLTRDSNIIRLYDMQHTPTPIGDETEPTIIERSVQPCENYIASFAWHPTSQNRMVVVTPNRTMSDFTVFERISLAWSPVTSLMWACGRHLYECTEEGKASSLEKDIATKMRLRALSRYGLDTEQVWRNHLLAGNEDPQLKSLWYTLHFMKQYTEDMDQKLTGNKGPLVYTGIKSIVKSSLGTTENLRHSRSGSDRQADIIQYLSEERSLALQLCGWIKKGTDLDVEPFLNSLEQEGDWERAAAVALFNLDIRRAIQILNKGASSGKGDLNLNVVAMALSGYTDEKNSLWREMCSTLRLQLNNPYLCAMFAFLTSESGSYDGVLYENNVAVRDRVAFACKFLNDAQLNRFIEKLTNEMKEAGNLEGILLTGLTKDGVDLMESYVDRTGDVQTASYCMLQGSPSDVLKDERVQYWIENYRNLLDAWRFWHKRAEFDIHRSKLDPSSKPLAQVFVSCNFCGKSISYSCSAIPHQGRGFSQYGVSGSPTKSKVTSCPGCRKPLPRCALCLINMGTPVSSCPGGSKSDEKVDLSKDKKLAQFNNWFTWCHNCRHGGHAGHMLSWFRDHTECPVSACSCKCMQLDTTGNLVPAETVQA; encoded by the exons ATGAGTGGCTCCAAACCTGATATCCTGTGGGCCCCACACCACGTTGACAGATTTGTTGTGTGCGATTCAGAGCTGAGCCTTTATCACATTGACTCTGCTGTAAGCTCAGAGCTCAAGGCGGGGTCCTTGCGGTTGTCGGAGGAAACTACGGCTACACTGCTGTCAATAAACTCGGATACACCGTACATGAAATGTGTGGCTTGGTATCCTAAGTATGATCCTGAATGTCTCCTCGCTGTTGGACAGGCCAATGGCCGAGTGGTACTTACCAGCCTTGGGCAAGATCACAACTCAAAATCTAAAGATTTGATAGGCAAAGAGTTTGTTCCCAAACACGCTCGGCAGTGCAATACCCTGGCGTGGAACCCCCTGGACAGCAATTGGCTCGCTGCTGGGCTGGATAAACATCGGGCTGACTTTTCCGTACTGATCTGGGATATCAGCAGCAAATATGCCCCAGAGACTGCAGTTGCTACAGAGAAAGTGAGGCTTTCAGCCGGAGATGCGGAAGCAGGCCTGGTAGTTACGAAACCACTGTATGAATTGGGACAGAATGATGcttgtctctctctctgttggCTTCCACGGGATCAAAAACTGCTGTTAGCTGGAATGCATAGAAATCTGGCTATCTTTGATCTTAGGAACACAAgccaaaaaatatttgtaaacaCCAAGGCTGTCCAAGGAGTGACTGTTGATCCCTATTTCCATGATCGTGTTGCTTCCTTCTATGAAGGTCAGGTTGCCATATGGGATTTAAGAAAGTTTGAAAAGCCTGTTTTGACCCTAACAGAGCAACCAAAACCCTTAACAAAAGTCGCATGGTGTCCAACAAGGACTGGACTGTTAGCTACTTTAACAAGGGATAGTAACATCATTAGACTGTATGACATGCAGCATACTCCCACCCCTATTGGAGATGAAACTGAGCCAACAATAATTGAGAGAAGTGTCCAGCCATGTGAAAATTACATTGCTTCATTTGCCTGGCATCCCACAAGTCAGAATCGAATGGTAGTAGTGACTCCCAACAGGACTATGTCTGACTTCACAGTTTTTGAAAGAATTTCTCTTGCGTGGAGCCCAGTGACATCCTTAATGTGGGCTTGTGGACGACATTTGTATGAGTGtacagaagaaggaaaggctAGCTCCTTGGAAAAAGACATAGCAACCAAAATGCGCCTCAGAGCTCTCTCAAGGTATGGTCTTGATACTGAACAAGTTTGGAGAAATCACCTCCTAGCTGGAAATGAAGATCCTCAGCTGAAATCGCTTTGGTACACTCTGCATT TTATGAAGCAGTATACTGAAGATATGGATCAAAAACTTACAGGAAACAAAGGTCCCTTAGTTTACACTGGCATTAAATCAATTGTGAAGTCATCTTTGG GAACAACAGAGAacctcaggcacagcaggagtggATCTGATAGACAGGCAGATATTATTCAATATCTGAGTGAGGAGAGATCTTTGgctttgcagctctgtgggtggATAAAGAAGGGAACAGACTTAGATGTGGAGCCTTTCCTAAATTCATTGGAACAGGAGGGAGACTGGGAGcgagctgctgctgttgcactTTTCAACTTGGACATACGGCGAGCAATACAAATTCTGAATAAAGGGGCTTCCTCAGGAAAAG GTGATCTGAACCTTAATGTCGTAGCAATGGCTCTGTCAGGCTACACAGATGAAAAGAACTCACTTTGGAGAGAAATGTGCAGTACTCTAAGACTGCAGTTGAACAATCCCTACTTGTGTGCTATGTTTGCTTTCCTGACCAGTGAGTCTGGTTCATATGATGGTGTTTTG TATGAAAATAATGTAGCTGTACGAGACAGAGTGGCATTTGCTTGCAAGTTCCTCAATGATGCTCAG ctCAACAGGTTTATTGAAAAGCTgacaaatgaaatgaaagaggCTGGGAATTTGGAGGGAATACTGTTAACAGGGCTGACAAAAGATGGAGTTGACTTGATGGAAAGTTATGTTGACAGAACTGGAGATGTCCAGACAGCAAGCTATTGCATGCTACAG GGTTCTCCATCAGATGTACTTAAGGATGAAAGGGTTCAGTACTGGATTGAGAACTACAGGAATCTTTTAGATGCCTGGAGGTTTTGGCATAAACGTGCAGAATTTGATATTCACAGGAGTAAGCTGGATCCCAGCTCAAAGCCTTTAGCCCAG GTGTTTGTGAGTTgcaatttctgtggaaaatcaATCTCTTACAGCTGTTCAGCTATTCCTCATCAGGGGCGAGGTTTTAGCCAATATGGAGTCAGCGGTTCACCCACCAAGTCCAAAGTAACGAGCTGTCCTGGTTGCCGTAAGCCCCTTCCCCGCTGTGCACTTTGCCTGATAAATATGGGAACACCAGTTTCCAGCTGTCCAG GAGGATCCAAGTCAGATGAAAAAGTGGATCTTAGCAAAGACAAGAAGTTAGCCCAGTTCAACAACTGGTTTACCTGGTGTCACAACTGTAGGCATGGTGGACATGCTGGACATATGCTGAGCTGGTTCAG GGACCATACTGAGTGCCCAGTTTCTGCCTGCTCTTGTAAGTGTATGCAGCTGGATACAACAGGGAATCTCGTTCCAGCAGAGACTGTCCAGGCATAA